From the genome of Pelobacter propionicus DSM 2379, one region includes:
- a CDS encoding endonuclease domain-containing protein, protein MGLSPSPDKGRAGEGLDTAFLPYNKNLTTLARENRKNPTPAESKIWNEVLRLRQFADYKFLRQKPLGSYIVDFYCSELRLVIEIDGDSHADTIEYDGERTKFLQSLGVSVVRYTNADVMRNIQGVHEDLCERIEKPPSLVRGEEKLPL, encoded by the coding sequence GTGGGTTTGTCTCCCTCCCCTGACAAGGGGAGGGCCGGGGAGGGGTTAGACACCGCCTTTCTCCCTTACAACAAAAATCTCACCACCCTTGCCCGCGAGAACCGCAAAAACCCGACTCCAGCTGAAAGCAAAATCTGGAATGAGGTCCTCCGGTTACGGCAGTTTGCCGATTACAAGTTTCTTCGCCAGAAGCCTCTTGGAAGTTATATCGTCGATTTCTACTGTTCCGAGCTGCGCCTGGTTATTGAAATCGATGGTGACAGCCATGCTGATACCATTGAATACGATGGGGAGCGGACGAAGTTTTTGCAGTCACTTGGGGTATCTGTCGTCAGGTATACCAATGCCGATGTCATGCGGAACATCCAGGGTGTGCATGAAGATCTGTGCGAGAGAATCGAAAAACCACCC
- the gpmI gene encoding 2,3-bisphosphoglycerate-independent phosphoglycerate mutase: MKQPLLLLILDGWGINQDADHNAVAQAQTPNLDRLLADYPHVQIRTSGMAVGLPDGQMGNSEVGHLNIGAGRVVYQDLTRISKAIVDGDFFTNPVLLECIEKTKAAGGRLHLAGLLSDGGVHSHNSHLFALLELAKREGLTDVFVHCLLDGRDTPPQSGADYLSQLEVELERIGCGRIATVMGRYYAMDRDNRWERVERAYSAMVLGKGERSPSAGEAIRQSYAAGVYDEFGLPAVVMDGNEPVATVRDGDGFIFFNFRSDRAREITRAIALDTFDGFLRPSPPRLSSYVCMTEYDATFGLPIAFPQLEMTNLLGGVLSDAGLTQLRIAETEKYAHVTFFFNGGVETPFPGEERCLIPSPKDVATYDQKPEMSVHLVTEELLSRLEADQYDVIVLNFANCDMVGHTGVLEAAIKAVEAVDACAGRVVEAVLSRGGRLLITADHGNAERMMDENGEPFTAHTTNPVWLILVDESRRGTTLRQGGCLADIAPTMLKLLGLPQPGEMTGESLV; this comes from the coding sequence ATGAAACAACCGCTGCTGCTGCTGATTCTCGATGGCTGGGGTATCAATCAGGATGCGGACCACAACGCCGTGGCACAGGCACAGACTCCCAACCTGGACCGGCTTTTGGCTGACTACCCCCATGTCCAGATCCGCACCTCGGGAATGGCGGTGGGGCTGCCGGACGGCCAGATGGGAAACTCCGAGGTGGGGCATCTCAACATCGGCGCCGGCAGAGTCGTCTACCAGGATCTGACCCGCATCAGCAAGGCCATCGTCGATGGCGATTTCTTCACCAACCCGGTTCTCCTGGAGTGCATCGAAAAAACGAAGGCGGCCGGCGGCAGGCTGCATCTGGCCGGCCTGCTCTCCGATGGCGGGGTGCATTCCCACAACAGCCACCTTTTCGCCCTGCTGGAACTGGCCAAACGTGAAGGGCTGACCGATGTGTTTGTCCACTGCCTGCTGGACGGCCGCGACACGCCGCCCCAGAGCGGGGCCGACTACCTCTCCCAACTTGAGGTGGAGTTGGAGCGCATCGGCTGCGGCAGGATCGCCACGGTCATGGGGCGCTACTACGCTATGGACCGGGACAACCGCTGGGAGCGGGTGGAGCGCGCCTACAGCGCCATGGTCCTGGGTAAAGGGGAACGCTCTCCCTCGGCGGGTGAGGCCATCCGGCAGAGCTACGCCGCCGGGGTGTACGACGAGTTCGGGCTCCCCGCGGTAGTCATGGACGGCAATGAGCCGGTGGCCACGGTCAGGGATGGTGACGGTTTCATCTTCTTCAACTTCCGCTCCGACCGGGCCCGGGAGATCACCCGTGCCATCGCTCTGGACACGTTCGACGGCTTTCTCCGCCCCTCCCCTCCCCGCCTCTCCTCCTACGTCTGTATGACCGAGTACGACGCCACCTTCGGCCTCCCCATCGCCTTCCCGCAGCTGGAGATGACCAACCTGCTGGGCGGGGTGCTGAGCGATGCAGGGCTGACCCAGTTGCGCATCGCCGAGACTGAGAAATATGCCCATGTCACCTTCTTCTTCAACGGCGGCGTCGAGACCCCCTTCCCCGGAGAGGAGCGCTGCCTGATCCCCTCCCCCAAGGATGTGGCCACCTACGACCAGAAACCGGAGATGAGTGTTCATCTGGTGACCGAGGAGCTGCTCTCCCGCCTGGAGGCCGACCAATACGACGTGATCGTCCTCAACTTCGCTAACTGCGACATGGTGGGCCACACCGGTGTGCTGGAGGCGGCCATCAAAGCCGTGGAGGCGGTGGATGCCTGCGCGGGACGGGTGGTTGAAGCCGTGCTGTCCAGGGGGGGACGGCTTTTGATCACCGCCGACCATGGCAATGCCGAACGGATGATGGACGAGAACGGCGAGCCGTTCACCGCCCACACCACCAACCCGGTCTGGCTGATTCTGGTGGACGAGAGCCGCCGGGGCACCACCTTGCGCCAGGGGGGCTGTCTGGCTGACATCGCGCCCACCATGCTGAAGCTGTTGGGGCTCCCCCAGCCGGGGGAGATGACCGGGGAGAGCCTGGTGTGA
- a CDS encoding 23S rRNA (pseudouridine(1915)-N(3))-methyltransferase RlmH, with product MRLRVLWVGKSREEWVKQALADYATRIRRYAPLELVEVRDEKGAMAEEMRRRECERLEKQIPPGATLLLLDERGEQMDSPGLAAYIGKQRDSGTADLVLVIGGAYGFSDAFRRRGRLLSLSPMTFTHQMVRVFLLEQLYRSFTILNNEPYHH from the coding sequence GTGAGGCTGCGCGTCCTCTGGGTCGGCAAGAGCCGGGAGGAGTGGGTGAAACAGGCTCTGGCCGACTATGCCACCAGAATCCGGCGCTATGCTCCACTGGAACTGGTGGAGGTTCGTGACGAGAAGGGGGCCATGGCCGAGGAGATGCGGCGGCGCGAGTGCGAACGGCTTGAGAAGCAGATCCCGCCCGGTGCTACGCTGCTGTTGCTGGACGAGCGGGGAGAGCAGATGGATTCTCCCGGTCTGGCGGCATATATCGGCAAACAGCGCGACAGCGGCACGGCGGATCTGGTCCTCGTCATCGGCGGGGCCTACGGCTTTTCCGATGCTTTCCGGCGGCGCGGACGGCTGCTCTCCCTGTCTCCCATGACCTTTACCCACCAGATGGTGCGGGTGTTTTTGCTGGAGCAGCTCTACCGCTCATTTACCATCCTGAACAACGAGCCGTACCACCACTGA
- the rsfS gene encoding ribosome silencing factor, with translation MSMTQAEEEKTDLTSRERAIRCAELASDKKAFDIRALDISTISSIADYLVIASGGSDRQVQAIADSIRIGLKKFGKVNDIEGESEGKWIVMDYGDVLVHIFHEPVRRYYDLDGLWHMAGELELPAAIRTPHGESE, from the coding sequence ATGTCCATGACACAAGCAGAAGAAGAAAAAACAGATCTGACCTCCCGGGAGCGGGCGATCAGGTGCGCTGAGCTGGCCTCCGACAAGAAGGCCTTTGACATCCGCGCCCTGGACATCTCCACGATTTCCTCCATCGCCGACTATCTGGTGATCGCCTCGGGCGGTTCCGACCGCCAGGTTCAGGCCATTGCCGACAGCATCCGCATCGGCTTGAAGAAGTTCGGCAAGGTCAACGATATCGAGGGCGAGTCCGAGGGGAAGTGGATTGTCATGGACTACGGTGACGTGCTGGTCCACATCTTCCACGAACCGGTGCGCCGCTACTACGATCTGGACGGGCTCTGGCACATGGCAGGGGAACTTGAACTGCCCGCGGCCATACGCACTCCCCACGGAGAGAGCGAGTAG